A genomic stretch from Cuculus canorus isolate bCucCan1 chromosome 30, bCucCan1.pri, whole genome shotgun sequence includes:
- the UBL5 gene encoding ubiquitin-like protein 5: protein MIEVVCNDRLGKKVRVKCNTEDSIRDLKKLIAAQTGTRWDKIVLKKWYTIFKDHVTLGDYEIHDGMNLELYYQ from the exons ATGATTGAAGTCGTCTGCAACGATCGACTGGGCAAGAAAGTGCGGGTGAAATGCAA CACTGAGGATTCCATCCGGGATCTGAAGAAGCTGATAGCAGCGCAAACTGGAACCCGTTGGGATAAAATTGTGCTCAAGAAGTG GTACACCATTTTCAAGGATCACGTCACTCTTGGCGACT ATGAGATCCATGATGGGATGAACCTGGAGCTCTACTACCAGTAA